The following are encoded together in the Glycine max cultivar Williams 82 chromosome 8, Glycine_max_v4.0, whole genome shotgun sequence genome:
- the LOC100806379 gene encoding transcription factor bHLH68 isoform X1, with the protein MMAGNPNWWTMHPPSLIPPQYVFGSSSIPFNSSTQNQEPPQSLSQLLFTGLPGEEERIAFSPFQSKKLDEWNDQMLNIPSPIVPMPDVIKQEVSQSGSLYHHGHDQEFQVSGAPWSHMVPISSSPRSSVASFSSNNLLDFTYNKTDHRKNQLPDTSECNSTATAGVYKKTKSQPSSSQPPLKVRKEKLGDRITALHQLVSPFGKTDTASVLLEAIGYIRFLQGQIEALSSPYLGNGSKNMRNPQSQQVHGERNSVFPEDPGQLLNDNGLKRKGAPNQDAKDKPSDLKSRGLCLVPVSCTQHVGNENGADYWAPAYGSGF; encoded by the exons ATGATGGCTGGGAACCCTAACTGGTGGACTATGCATCCACCATCTTTGATCCCTCCCCAGTATGTGTTTGGATCTTCTTCAATTCCTTTTAATTCTTCTACACAAAACCAAGAGCCCCCTCAGTCATTGAGCCAACTTCTTTT CACTGGTTTACCaggagaggaagagagaattgcattCAGTCCTTTTCAATCAAAAAAGTTGGATGAATGGAATGACCAAATGCTTAATATTCCGTCCCCTATAGTTCCAATGCCTGATGTAATAAAGCAAGAGGTTTCCCAAAGTGGCAGCTTATATCACCATGGACATGATCAGGAATTTCAGGTTTCTGGGGCACCTTGGTCACATATGGTGCCAATTTCTTCTTCCCCTAGGTCTAGTGTTGCTAGCTTCAGTAGTAATAATTTATTGGATTTCACTTACAACAAGACAGAtcataggaagaaccaactaCCAGATACATCCGAG TGTAATAGCACAGCCACTGCTGGAGTTTACAAGAAGACTAAGAGCCAACCATCTTCAAGCCAACCACCTCTCAAG GTGAGAAAGGAGAAGCTAGGTGATAGAATAACAGCTCTTCACCAGCTAGTTTCCCCATTCGGAAAg ACTGACACAGCTTCCGTCTTGTTAGAAGCCATTGGATACATAAGATTCCTTCAGGGTCAAATTGAG GCACTCAGTTCTCCTTACTTGGGCAATGGATCAAAAAACATGAGGAATCCACAGTCT caACAGGTACACGGAGAAAGAAATTCTGTATTTCCTGAGGACCCCGGTCAG CTGTTGAATGACAATGGCCTGAAAAGAAAGGGAGCTCCAAACCAg gaTGCAAAAGATAAGCCAAGCGACTTGAAGAGTAGAGGACTGTGCTTGGTTCCTGTGTCTTGTACCCAACATGTTGGAAATGAAAATGGAGCTGATTACTGGGCACCAGCATATGGAAGTGGATTTTAA
- the LOC100806379 gene encoding transcription factor bHLH68 isoform X2 — MMAGNPNWWTMHPPSLIPPQYVFGSSSIPFNSSTQNQEPPQSLSQLLFTGLPGEEERIAFSPFQSKKLDEWNDQMLNIPSPIVPMPDVIKQEVSQSGSLYHHGHDQEFQVSGAPWSHMVPISSSPRSSVASFSSNNLLDFTYNKTDHRKNQLPDTSECNSTATAGVYKKTKSQPSSSQPPLKVRKEKLGDRITALHQLVSPFGKTDTASVLLEAIGYIRFLQGQIEALSSPYLGNGSKNMRNPQSVHGERNSVFPEDPGQLLNDNGLKRKGAPNQDAKDKPSDLKSRGLCLVPVSCTQHVGNENGADYWAPAYGSGF; from the exons ATGATGGCTGGGAACCCTAACTGGTGGACTATGCATCCACCATCTTTGATCCCTCCCCAGTATGTGTTTGGATCTTCTTCAATTCCTTTTAATTCTTCTACACAAAACCAAGAGCCCCCTCAGTCATTGAGCCAACTTCTTTT CACTGGTTTACCaggagaggaagagagaattgcattCAGTCCTTTTCAATCAAAAAAGTTGGATGAATGGAATGACCAAATGCTTAATATTCCGTCCCCTATAGTTCCAATGCCTGATGTAATAAAGCAAGAGGTTTCCCAAAGTGGCAGCTTATATCACCATGGACATGATCAGGAATTTCAGGTTTCTGGGGCACCTTGGTCACATATGGTGCCAATTTCTTCTTCCCCTAGGTCTAGTGTTGCTAGCTTCAGTAGTAATAATTTATTGGATTTCACTTACAACAAGACAGAtcataggaagaaccaactaCCAGATACATCCGAG TGTAATAGCACAGCCACTGCTGGAGTTTACAAGAAGACTAAGAGCCAACCATCTTCAAGCCAACCACCTCTCAAG GTGAGAAAGGAGAAGCTAGGTGATAGAATAACAGCTCTTCACCAGCTAGTTTCCCCATTCGGAAAg ACTGACACAGCTTCCGTCTTGTTAGAAGCCATTGGATACATAAGATTCCTTCAGGGTCAAATTGAG GCACTCAGTTCTCCTTACTTGGGCAATGGATCAAAAAACATGAGGAATCCACAGTCT GTACACGGAGAAAGAAATTCTGTATTTCCTGAGGACCCCGGTCAG CTGTTGAATGACAATGGCCTGAAAAGAAAGGGAGCTCCAAACCAg gaTGCAAAAGATAAGCCAAGCGACTTGAAGAGTAGAGGACTGTGCTTGGTTCCTGTGTCTTGTACCCAACATGTTGGAAATGAAAATGGAGCTGATTACTGGGCACCAGCATATGGAAGTGGATTTTAA
- the LOC100499982 gene encoding Probable inactive nicotinamidase At3g16190-like, which produces MAEDWNRTALLVIDMQKDFIEDWSPVALKGGKDIVPNVIKAVEVARQRGILIVWVVRENDPLGRDVELFRRHHYTAGKVGPANKGSEGAELVDGLVIKEGDYKLVKTRFSAFFATHLHSVLQGAGINNLVVTGVQTPNCIRQTVFDAVSLDYQPVTVIVDATAAATPDVHQANMFDMKNIGVATPTLQEWSESKA; this is translated from the exons ATGGCAGAGGATTGGAACCGCACGGCTCTTCTTGTGATCGATATGCAG AAAGATTTTATAGAAGATTGGAGTCCTGTGGCACTAAAAGGAGGGAAAGACATTGTCCCAAATGTGATTAAGGCCGTGGAAGTTGCCAGGCAGCGTGGCATTCTCATAGTTTGG GTAGTACGCGAAAATGATCCCTTAGGAAGAGATGTTGAGCTCTTTCGTCGGCATCATTATACAGCAGGGAAAGTTGGACCAGCCAATAAAGGAAGCGAAGGTGCAGAATTAGTTGATGGATTAGTAATTAAAGAAGGGGATTATAAACTTGTGAAGACCAGGTTTAGTGCATTCTTTGCTACACACCTTCATTCTGTCCTTCAAGGAGCAGGAATTAATAATCTGGTGGTCACTG GTGTTCAAACTCCAAACTGTATCAGGCAAACTGTCTTTGATGCTGTATCATTGGACTATCAACCTGTGACTGTTATTGTTGATGCTACAGCAGCAGCTACACCTGATGTTCATCAAG CCAATATGTTTGACATGAAAAACATTGGAGTTGCAACTCCAACATTACAAGAATGGAGCGAATCCAAAGCTTAA
- the LOC100807986 gene encoding protein NRT1/ PTR FAMILY 1.2 produces the protein MEMEVELSSAQPKMGSQLISQPQRCGKGGLVTMPFIIANEALARVATLGLLPNMILYLMGNYNLHLGKATKILLLSVATTNFMPLPGAFISDSYLGRFLAVGLGSFITFLGMALLWLTAMIPQARPPACNSQSERCESATPGQMAMLISSLALMSIGNGGLSCSLAFGADQVNRKGNPNNQRALEMFFSWYYASSAISVIIAFTGIVYIQDHLGWKLGFGVPAALMFLSTFFFFLASPLYVKNKTHSNLLTGFARVIVVAYKNRKLRLPHKISDGMYHRNKDSDLVVPSDKLRFLNKACFIKDSEKDITSDGSASNPWSLCTVDQVEELKAIIKVIPMWSTGILMYLNIGGSFGLLQAKSLNRHITPNFEVPAGSMSVIMIFTIFIWIALYDRLIIPLASKIRGKPVRISAKRRMGLGLLFSFLHLVTAAMVETIRRRRAISEGHVNDTHAVLNMSAMWLFPQLCLGGIAEAFNAIGQNEFYYTEFPKTMSSIASSLFGLGMAVGYVLSSLVFSVVEKVTSRGGKDGWVSDNINKGRFDKYYWLLATLSAVNVLYYLVCSWIYGPTADQESKVTEENGSNEEELPLI, from the exons ATGGAGATGGAAGTAGAACTTTCTTCAGCTCAACCCAAAATGGGTTCTCAGCTTATTTCCCAACCCCAAAGGTGTGGTAAGGGTGGCCTCGTTACCATGCCTTTTATCATAG CGAATGAAGCACTTGCGAGGGTGGCAACTTTGGGGCTTCTACCCAATATGATATTGTATTTGATGGGAAACTACAATCTTCATTTAGGCAAAGCTACCAAGATACTCCTCTTATCAGTTGCCACCACCAATTTCATGCCTCTTCCCGGTGCCTTCATTTCTGATTCTTATCTGGGTCGCTTTCTCGCTGTTGGTTTAGGTTCCTTCATTACTTTCCTG GGAATGGCACTGTTGTGGCTAACAGCCATGATCCCACAGGCACGGCCTCCGGCTTGCAATTCTCAAAGTGAAAGATGTGAATCAGCAACACCTGGGCAAATGGCAATGTTAATCTCTTCCCTTGCTCTCATGTCCATTGGAAATGGTGGCCTTTCATGTTCCCTGGCCTTTGGTGCTGACCAGGTGAATAGAAAAGGTAACCCCAATAATCAAAGGGCCTTGGAGATGTTCTTCAGCTGGTACTATGCTTCGTCAGCGATATCAGTCATAATTGCCTTCACTGGAATTGTATATATCCAAGATCATCTTGGATGGAAATTGGGTTTTGGAGTTCCAGCAGCACTTATGTTCTTGtccacttttttcttctttttggctTCTCCACTTTATGTAAAGAATAAAACACACAGCAACTTGCTCACTGGCTTTGCACGTGTGATTGTTGTAGCCTATAAGAACAGGAAACTTCGATTACCACATAAGATCTCAGATGGAATGTATCATCGTAACAAGGACTCTGATCTAGTTGTTCCATCTGATAAACTAAG GTTTCTGAATAAAGCTTGCTTCATTAAAGACTCAGAAAAAGATATAACCTCTGATGGGTCAGCTTCAAATCCGTGGAGTCTCTGTACAGTTGATCAAGTAGAAGAACTAAAAGCTATTATTAAAGTTATTCCCATGTGGTCTACGGGGATCTTGATGTATCTTAACATTGGAGGCTCTTTTGGATTGCTGCAAGCTAAATCCCTTAACCGACATATCACTCCAAATTTCGAAGTTCCAGCTGGTTCTATGAGCGTAATCATGatatttacaatatttatttggATAGCTCTTTATGATCGTCTCATTATTCCTCTAGCATCGAAGATCAGAGGCAAACCAGTTAGGATCAGTGCCAAGAGAAGAATGGGACTTGGgttgcttttctcttttctgcACTTGGTAACTGCTGCAATGGTTGAGACTATAAGGCGAAGGAGAGCAATTAGTGAGGGACATGTTAACGACACACATGCAGTGTTGAATATGTCTGCAATGTGGCTCTTCCCTCAACTTTGCTTGGGTGGCATAGCTGAAGCATTCAATGCAATAGGCCAAAATGAGTTCTATTACACCGAGTTTCCTAAGACTATGTCGAGCATTGCTTCTTCCCTTTTTGGACTAGGAATGGCTGTAGGATACGTGTTATCTTCTTTGGTATTCAGTGTTGTGGAAAAGGTTACTTCAAGAGGGGGAAAAGATGGATGGGTTTCAGATAACATTAACAAGGGTCGTTTCGACAAGTACTACTGGCTTCTTGCCACACTCAGTGCTGTTAATGTACTGTATTATCTAGTATGCAGTTGGATTTATGGACCAACTGCTGATCAAGAATCAAAGGTAACTGAAGAAAATGGTTCCAATGAGGAAGAATTGCCATTAATTTAA
- the LOC100808510 gene encoding protein NRT1/ PTR FAMILY 1.2 isoform X1 yields MISHMEATMEKEMELCTSEVEMASQHSPQPQKKKGGIVTMPFIMANEALASVANIGLQPNMILYLMGSYRFHLAKATQVFLLSSATSNLTPLIGAFIADSCLGRFLAVGLGSAISFLGMALLCLTAMIPQSRPPPCNPATERCKPATAGQMAMLISSFALMSIGNGGLSCSIAFGADQVNKKDNPNNQRALETFFSWYYASTAFSVIIALTVIVYIQDHFGWKVGFGVPAALMFMSTFFFFLASPLYVKNKIQGSLITGLAQVIVVAYKNRKLPLPPRNSAEMYHHRKDSDLVVPTDKLRFLNKACIIKDIASDGSASNPWSLCTIDQVEELKAIIKVIPLWSTGIMMSVNIGGSFGILQAKSLNRHITSHFEIPAGSFSVVIVFMVFIWVALYDRVIIPIASKLRGKPVRISAKRRMGIGLVFSFLHLATAAIVENTRRRRAIREGHIDDTNAVLNMSAMWLVPQLCLSGMAEAFNAIGQNEFYYTEFPRTMSSIAACLFGLGMAAGNVLSSLIFSIVENVTSRGGKQGWVLDNINKGSYDRYYCVLASLAAVNILYYLVCSWAYVPTVDQLSNVSDENNSNEKVLIQLGNMSQVDLSEGFGSNEKRVN; encoded by the exons ATGATTTCTCACATG GAGGCAACAATGGAGAAGGAAATGGAGCTTTGTACAAGTGAAGTGGAAATGGCTTCTCAACACAGTCCACAACCACAGAAGAAAAAGGGTGGTATTGTTACCATGCCTTTCATCATGG CAAATGAAGCACTTGCAAGCGTGGCGAATATCGGTCTTCAGCCGAACATGATATTGTATTTGATGGGGAGTTACAGGTTTCATTTAGCCAAAGCAACTCAGGTGTTTCTGTTATCCTCTGCAACAAGCAATCTCACGCCACTCATAGGTGCTTTCATTGCTGATTCTTGTCTTGGTCGATTCCTAGCTGTTGGGTTAGGTTCTGCCATCTCTTTCCTG GGAATGGCACTCTTGTGTCTAACAGCGATGATCCCACAGTCTCGGCCTCCTCCTTGCAACCCTGCAACTGAAAGATGTAAACCAGCAACAGCTGGCCAAATGGCAATGTTAATCTCTTCCTTTGCTCTCATGTCGATTGGAAATGGTGGCCTTTCATGCTCCATCGCATTTGGCGCAGACCAGGTGAATAAAAAAGATAACCCCAACAACCAGAGGGCCTTAGAAACATTTTTCAGCTGGTATTATGCTTCTACAGCTTTTTCTGTCATAATTGCCCTCACAGTCATAGTATATATCCAAGATCATTTTGGATGGAAAGTAGGTTTTGGAGTTCCAGCAGCACTTATGTTCATGtccactttcttcttctttcttgctTCTCCGCTTTatgtaaagaataaaatacaagGCAGCTTAATCACTGGCTTAGCACAAGTAATTGTCGTGGCCTATAAGAACCGGAAGCTTCCTTTACCACCTAGGAACTCAGCTGAAATGTACCATCATAGGAAGGACTCTGATCTTGTTGTTCCTACTGACAAACTAAG GTTTCTGAATAAAGCTTGCATCATCAAAGATATAGCCTCTGATGGATCAGCTTCAAATCCGTGGAGTCTCTGCACAATAGATCAAGTGGAAGAACTAAAAGCTATTATTAAAGTTATTCCACTGTGGTCTACAGGGATCATGATGTCAGTTAACATTGGAGGCTCGTTTGGAATACTGCAAGCTAAATCCCTCAACAGACATATCACTTCACACTTTGAAATTCCAGCAGGTTCTTTTTCTGTAGTAATCGTATTTATGGTATTCATATGGGTGGCTCTTTATGATCGTGTCATTATTCCTATAGCATCAAAGCTCAGAGGCAAACCAGTTAGGATCAGTGCCAAGAGAAGAATGGGAATTGGGTtggttttctcttttctccacTTGGCAACTGCAGCTATTGTGGAGAATACAAGGCGAAGGAGAGCAATCAGGGAGGGACATATTGATGACACAAATGCAGTGTTGAATATGTCTGCAATGTGGCTTGTTCCTCAACTTTGCTTGTCAGGCATGGCTGAAGCATTCAATGCTATAGGCCAAAATGAGTTTTATTACACTGAGTTTCCAAGAACTATGTCAAGTATTGCTGCTTGCCTTTTTGGACTTGGAATGGCTGCAGGAAATGTGTTATCTAGTTTGATATTCAGCATCGTGGAAAATGTTACTTCAAGGGGAGGAAAGCAAGGATGGGTTTTAGATAATATTAACAAGGGTAGTTATGACAGGTACTACTGTGTTCTTGCTTCACTGGCTGCTGTTAATATACTGTATTATCTAGTGTGCAGTTGGGCTTATGTACCCACAGTTGATCAACTATCCAATGTTTCTGAcgaaaataattcaaatgagAAAGTATTAATTCAATTGGGCAATATGAGCCAGGTAGATCTTAGTGAAGGATTTGGGTCAAATGAGAAAAGAGTTAACTAG
- the LOC100808510 gene encoding protein NRT1/ PTR FAMILY 1.2 isoform X2 → MISHMEATMEKEMELCTSEVEMASQHSPQPQKKKGGIVTMPFIMANEALASVANIGLQPNMILYLMGSYRFHLAKATQVFLLSSATSNLTPLIGAFIADSCLGRFLAVGLGSAISFLGMALLCLTAMIPQSRPPPCNPATERCKPATAGQMAMLISSFALMSIGNGGLSCSIAFGADQVNKKDNPNNQRALETFFSWYYASTAFSVIIALTVIVYIQDHFGWKVGFGVPAALMFMSTFFFFLASPLYVKNKIQGSLITGLAQVIVVAYKNRKLPLPPRNSAEMYHHRKDSDLVVPTDKLRFLNKACIIKDIASDGSASNPWSLCTIDQVEELKAIIKVIPLWSTGIMMSVNIGGSFGILQAKSLNRHITSHFEIPAASKLRGKPVRISAKRRMGIGLVFSFLHLATAAIVENTRRRRAIREGHIDDTNAVLNMSAMWLVPQLCLSGMAEAFNAIGQNEFYYTEFPRTMSSIAACLFGLGMAAGNVLSSLIFSIVENVTSRGGKQGWVLDNINKGSYDRYYCVLASLAAVNILYYLVCSWAYVPTVDQLSNVSDENNSNEKVLIQLGNMSQVDLSEGFGSNEKRVN, encoded by the exons ATGATTTCTCACATG GAGGCAACAATGGAGAAGGAAATGGAGCTTTGTACAAGTGAAGTGGAAATGGCTTCTCAACACAGTCCACAACCACAGAAGAAAAAGGGTGGTATTGTTACCATGCCTTTCATCATGG CAAATGAAGCACTTGCAAGCGTGGCGAATATCGGTCTTCAGCCGAACATGATATTGTATTTGATGGGGAGTTACAGGTTTCATTTAGCCAAAGCAACTCAGGTGTTTCTGTTATCCTCTGCAACAAGCAATCTCACGCCACTCATAGGTGCTTTCATTGCTGATTCTTGTCTTGGTCGATTCCTAGCTGTTGGGTTAGGTTCTGCCATCTCTTTCCTG GGAATGGCACTCTTGTGTCTAACAGCGATGATCCCACAGTCTCGGCCTCCTCCTTGCAACCCTGCAACTGAAAGATGTAAACCAGCAACAGCTGGCCAAATGGCAATGTTAATCTCTTCCTTTGCTCTCATGTCGATTGGAAATGGTGGCCTTTCATGCTCCATCGCATTTGGCGCAGACCAGGTGAATAAAAAAGATAACCCCAACAACCAGAGGGCCTTAGAAACATTTTTCAGCTGGTATTATGCTTCTACAGCTTTTTCTGTCATAATTGCCCTCACAGTCATAGTATATATCCAAGATCATTTTGGATGGAAAGTAGGTTTTGGAGTTCCAGCAGCACTTATGTTCATGtccactttcttcttctttcttgctTCTCCGCTTTatgtaaagaataaaatacaagGCAGCTTAATCACTGGCTTAGCACAAGTAATTGTCGTGGCCTATAAGAACCGGAAGCTTCCTTTACCACCTAGGAACTCAGCTGAAATGTACCATCATAGGAAGGACTCTGATCTTGTTGTTCCTACTGACAAACTAAG GTTTCTGAATAAAGCTTGCATCATCAAAGATATAGCCTCTGATGGATCAGCTTCAAATCCGTGGAGTCTCTGCACAATAGATCAAGTGGAAGAACTAAAAGCTATTATTAAAGTTATTCCACTGTGGTCTACAGGGATCATGATGTCAGTTAACATTGGAGGCTCGTTTGGAATACTGCAAGCTAAATCCCTCAACAGACATATCACTTCACACTTTGAAATTCCAGCAG CATCAAAGCTCAGAGGCAAACCAGTTAGGATCAGTGCCAAGAGAAGAATGGGAATTGGGTtggttttctcttttctccacTTGGCAACTGCAGCTATTGTGGAGAATACAAGGCGAAGGAGAGCAATCAGGGAGGGACATATTGATGACACAAATGCAGTGTTGAATATGTCTGCAATGTGGCTTGTTCCTCAACTTTGCTTGTCAGGCATGGCTGAAGCATTCAATGCTATAGGCCAAAATGAGTTTTATTACACTGAGTTTCCAAGAACTATGTCAAGTATTGCTGCTTGCCTTTTTGGACTTGGAATGGCTGCAGGAAATGTGTTATCTAGTTTGATATTCAGCATCGTGGAAAATGTTACTTCAAGGGGAGGAAAGCAAGGATGGGTTTTAGATAATATTAACAAGGGTAGTTATGACAGGTACTACTGTGTTCTTGCTTCACTGGCTGCTGTTAATATACTGTATTATCTAGTGTGCAGTTGGGCTTATGTACCCACAGTTGATCAACTATCCAATGTTTCTGAcgaaaataattcaaatgagAAAGTATTAATTCAATTGGGCAATATGAGCCAGGTAGATCTTAGTGAAGGATTTGGGTCAAATGAGAAAAGAGTTAACTAG
- the LOC100809050 gene encoding acyl-coenzyme A thioesterase PaaI domain-containing protein isoform X1 — MVEKEMEDPSLEVIQKWIKGLSDGTKGQQLETSTTKGIRLVKAHKGFILCDLIIHSGLLDENGNWHASAITTLVDMLASFASYSITSCHQVTLDLSISFYSTAKVQEEVEVEAKVIRKKDELISVIVEVRKKHNGELVALGKLWMVARKNPKHPASKL; from the exons ATGGTTGAGAAAGAGATGGAAGATCCCTCTCTTGAAGTGATCCAGAAATGGATAAAAGGCCTGTCAGATGGGACTAAAGGTCAACAGTTAGAGACTTCCACCACAAAGGGTATCCGGCTAGTAAAGGCACACAAAGGTTTCATCCTTTGTGACTTGATCATACACAGTGGCTTGTtg GATGAAAATGGAAATTGGCATGCCAGTGCCATAACAACATTAGTTGACATGCTTGCAAGTTTTGCCTCCTACTCCATTACCTCGTGTCACCAGGTTACTCTTGATTTAAGTATCTCATTCTACTCAACGGCAAAGGTTCAG GAAGAGGTTGAAGTGGAGGCAAAGGTTATAAgaaagaaggatgagttgattTCTGTGATTGTGGAAGTCAGGAAAAAGCATAATGGAGAATTGGTTGCTCTTGGAAAGCTGTGGATGGTAGCTAGAAAGAATCCAAAACACCCAGCAAGTAAACTCTAA